The genomic DNA GGCGCGGGCGTGGTCGCGTTCGACAAGGTCACGGGCAGGGTCTTGTGGCAGTCGAACGACGAGGAAGCGAGCTACTCGTCGCCCGTCGCGGCAACGCTTGGCGGAAGGCGGCTCGCGGTGTTTCTCACCCGCGGCAACCTGCGCGGCTACGAGACGAAGTCCGGCAGGCAGGCGTTCGAGTTTCCATTCATGCCGCCAATTCAAGCATCGGTCACCGCATCCACGCCGCTCGTGGCCGGCGACGCCATATTCATCACCGCGAGCTACGACCTTGGCGCGGCGGTGCTGCGCGTGACACCGCGCGGACTGGAGAAGCTGTGGGCGGACGACGACACGCTCTCGTCGCAATACGCGAGCGTCGTCGGGCGCGGCGGATTCATTTACGGCGTGCACGGCCGGCTCGATGTCGGGCAGTCGTCGCTGCGGTGTGTCGAACTGGCGACGGGCAGGGTGCGCTGGAGCCGCGACGGACTCGCTTACGGCACGCCCATCCTCGCCGGCGATTCGCTGCTCTATCTGATGGTGAACGGCGAACTGCTTCGCGCCGCCGCGTCTCCCGACGCGTTCAAGGAACTTGGCCGCGCGCAGGTGCTGCCGCTCTCCGCCCGCGCGCATCCAGCGCTGGCGGATGGGCTCTTCTACGCGCGCAGCAAGGACAAGTTGTTCTGCGTGGATTTGCGCGCGCCCACCGTTGGCGCGAAGAAGCCATGAGCGCGGGAGCAACTTCAGGTTCCGCAGCCCCGACCGCAGCCGATGCACCGGGTCAACGGCTCATGTCCCTCGACGCGCTGCGCGGGTTCGACATGTTTTGGATTCTCGGCGGCGATGTCGCCATCCGCACCGCGAGCACCATCACGCAGGCGCCGGGCGCCGACGCCTTCTCGCCGCTCGGCTGGCTGGCGGCGCAGTTCTCGCACAAGGACTGGGCGGGCTTTGCGTTTTACGACCTCATCTTCCCGCTGTTCGTGTTCATCGCCGGTGTTTCGCTCGTGTGGTCGCTCACGAAGGAACGTGAGTTGCACGGCCGCGCGGGCGCGCTGAAGCGGGTCGCGCGCCGCGCGGCGCTGCTGTTCCTGCTCGGCATCTTTTATTCCGGCGGCCTCACGCGCGAGTGGCCGGACATCCGCCTGCTTGGCGTGCTGCAGCGCATCGCGCTGTGCTACCTGTTCGCGGGCCTGATCTTCTGTTTCTTCAACGTGCGCGCGATGGCAGCCATCGCGGCGGGATTGCTGCTCGGCTACTGGGCGCTCATGGGGCTTGCGCCCGTGCGGGACATCCAGCTCAACAAGCCCGACCTCGCGAAGCTGTGCGAAAGCCGCGGCGACGCGAAGGGCGCGGCGCTCTTCCAGGATGCCGCGAATCCATCCGCCGCGAAGCACAGCGCGGCGTGGGCGAAGGCGCGAGAGATGTTTGACGCCACGACCGCGCGCACGGGCGGGACATTCGAGCCCGGCCGCAACCTGTCGAACCACCTCGACTTCCAGTTCCTGCCGGGGCGCAAATACGACACGTTCTACGACCCCGAGGGAATCCTGAGCACGCTGCCCGCGATCGTGACGTGCCTGCTCGGAGTGTTCGCGGGGCTGTTCCTGCGCAGCTCGAACTTCACCGACTCGCAGAAGGTGAATTGGCTGCTC from Verrucomicrobiota bacterium includes the following:
- a CDS encoding alcohol dehydrogenase, producing MSVTTPPRDRVHPRASAVAMLCGVALLAGAMQPQASDWPQFLGPTRNGIYPGTNLAPAWPKDGPPVVWQKAVGQGYSGPVVARGKLILFHRRGGEEIVEALDARDGRPLWAFPYPTSHVDQYPSGDTGPRGTPAVEDGRVFTFGAEGRLHCLDLSTGAKLWAVDGKRQFGARPGFFGLACSPLVDGDAVFVNVGGPGGAGVVAFDKVTGRVLWQSNDEEASYSSPVAATLGGRRLAVFLTRGNLRGYETKSGRQAFEFPFMPPIQASVTASTPLVAGDAIFITASYDLGAAVLRVTPRGLEKLWADDDTLSSQYASVVGRGGFIYGVHGRLDVGQSSLRCVELATGRVRWSRDGLAYGTPILAGDSLLYLMVNGELLRAAASPDAFKELGRAQVLPLSARAHPALADGLFYARSKDKLFCVDLRAPTVGAKKP
- a CDS encoding DUF5009 domain-containing protein; protein product: MSAGATSGSAAPTAADAPGQRLMSLDALRGFDMFWILGGDVAIRTASTITQAPGADAFSPLGWLAAQFSHKDWAGFAFYDLIFPLFVFIAGVSLVWSLTKERELHGRAGALKRVARRAALLFLLGIFYSGGLTREWPDIRLLGVLQRIALCYLFAGLIFCFFNVRAMAAIAAGLLLGYWALMGLAPVRDIQLNKPDLAKLCESRGDAKGAALFQDAANPSAAKHSAAWAKAREMFDATTARTGGTFEPGRNLSNHLDFQFLPGRKYDTFYDPEGILSTLPAIVTCLLGVFAGLFLRSSNFTDSQKVNWLLAAGAAGVALGFAWGLAFPVVKKIWTSSYVLVAGGYSALLLAAFYYVVDVRQWRTWCRPFVWIGVNSITIYVANNLLQFRTVAARFAGGDVKKFLDTRLSDGAGNLFITLLGFALIFWFVHFLYKRRIFLRL